TCTTTCTTTTCCATATTTCTTGAGAAAGGGAGATCTTTACAAGTTTAGAAGATGCCTATTGTACAAAAATGTCACTACTAATCTATGTCAGCCTCCTAAAGTGTGAGGTTTATTGTCCATTCAAGCAAGAAGTTATACGTTGGAAGACATCTTCGCTGCAAGGAATTGTGAGGCCACCCATGGGATGCTCATATCCAAACTCTTCCTCAGCATGACTCAACAAGTCTTGAAATGAAGGTTGGTTCAAGTATAACACGGG
Above is a window of Glycine soja cultivar W05 chromosome 12, ASM419377v2, whole genome shotgun sequence DNA encoding:
- the LOC114379502 gene encoding auxin-induced protein 15A-like, which produces MGFRLPGIRKALFAANQASSKAVDAPKGYLAVYVGEKMKRFVIPVLYLNQPSFQDLLSHAEEEFGYEHPMGGLTIPCSEDVFQRITSCLNGQ